The genomic region GCGATTGTTCCGAGCGTTTCAAGTAGGTCATCGTGGTTCATCCCAATTCCATTGTCCGAAACGGATAGGGTTTTGGCTTTCGTGTCTATCTCAAGCGAAACTGAAAACTTATCAGAACCGTCAGTTAACGACGAATCCGTGAGGGCCTCGTAGCGAAGCTTATCACAAGCATCAGACGCGTTTGACACGAGCTCTCTAAGGAAGATTTCGCGGTTCGAGTATAGCGATCCGGCGACAATATCGAGTAATTGGCCAACCTCAGTTTGAAAGGAAAATGTCTCTTTAACGCCGGTATCAGTCACAGATAAAGCCCCTGGTTTTCTTGCGGAAAGTGGTCGAGTTCGTGCGCCAATCTAGGGAAGGGAAACAGGTGTTTCAACCTCACGTTTCTAACATGGATCAACGGGTGTCAGACTGCCTATCAATCGTCGAGAACAAAAGGCCAGCCCAGCCACAACCAGAATAGCCCTAAAGTTCCCACTAAAAGTATTCTCTTGAAAACCGCGTCGGAGCCACTTTAGTTTGATGGTCTCAGGATTATCCGCGCTCGCAAAACACTGTTTAGCGATGTTCGCGAACCCTAGTAGAACAAGGGTTCGCGAAGTTTTGGGTGTTTTATGCCTGTAAAAACCGGCCTAACTCACCCATTTGGGCAATTTATGGTTGGTTTAACAACAGTATCAAACGCCGCCCTAGCCGCATTTGGAGTGACCGCAGCTGCGGCAGGTCATGCAGCCTTCAACCATCTGCAGGCCGTACTGACCGCAGCTGGGGCAGGCTTTGCCACGCGGCGTGCCTAAGTTCACCACCTCGGCGGTGGGATCCGTCTTCAACCCCATGCCTTCGCCTTCGATAAAGCCGGTATTGATCATATGGGTCTCGATCACGCCGCCAATGGCCGCCAGGATCGAGGGGATATATTTCCCCTTAACCCAGGCGCCGCCACGCGGATCAAACACCGCCATCAGCTCCTCGACCACAAAGGACACATCACCGCCGCGACGGAACACCGCCGAAATCATCCGGGTCAATGCCAGCGTCCAGGCGTAATGCTCCATATTTTTGGAGTTGATGAAGACCTCAAACGGGCGTCGATGACCGTTCAGAATGATGTCGTTGATGGTCAGATAGATCGCATGTTCGCTGTCAGGCCACTTCAGCTTGTAGGTATGACCCTCCAGGCTCTGCGGCCGGTCCAGCGGTTCCGACATATAGACCACCTCGGCGCCATTGCTGACCTGTGGCGCATCTGCGGTTTCACCGGGGGCTTGATCCGAGCTTTCGCTGACCGTCAGAACCGAACCGGTGACCTCGTTGGGACGGTAGGTGGTGCAGCCTTTGCAGCCCTGATCCCAGGCCAGCATATAGACCTCTTTGAAGTCGTCAAAGCTGATGTCTTCGGGGCAGTTGATGGTCTTCGAGATCGAGCTGTCGACCCATTTCTGCGCCGCCGCCTGCATTTTCACATGTTCAGAGGGCGCCAGCGTTTGCGCGTTGACGAAATAGTCAGGCAGCTCTTTGTCGCCAAACTTGTCGCGCCACATCTGCACCGCATAATCGACCACTTCCTCTTCGCTGCGGCTGCCGTCTTTTTGCAGCACCTTGCGGGTATAGGCATAGGCAAACACCGGCTCGATGCCTGAACTGACATTGCCCGCGTACAGCGAAATGGTGCCGGTGGGCGCGATCGAGGTCAGCAGCGCATTGCGGATACCGTGGCTGCGCACAGCCTCACGCACATCGTCGTCCATCGCCATCATGGTGCCAGAGGCCAGATAGGGCTCGGCGTCAAACAGCGGGAAGGCGCCTTTTTCCTTAGCCAGATCCACCGAGGCCAGATAGGCGGCGCGGGCGATCGCTTTCAGCCAGGCTTCGGTTTGACGCGCCGCCGCGTCCGAGCCATAGCGCAGCCCAACCATCAGCAGCGCATCGGCCAGCCCGGTGACCCCCAGCCCGATACGGCGCTTGGCCAGCGCCTCGGCCTGTTGTTCGGGCAATGGGAAATTCGAGGCATCCACCACATTGTCCATCATCCGCACCGCGGTGGCGACCAGATCGGTCATCACGGCTTCGTCCATCTCGGCCCCAGCCTCAAACGGTTTGGTGACCAGACGCGCCATATTGATCGAGCCCAGCAGGCAGGCGCCATAAGGCGGCAGTGGCTGCTCACCGCAGGGGTTGGTGGCCGAGATCGTCTCGATGTAGTTCAGGTTGTTGGCGGTGTTGATCCGGTCGATGAAAATCACCCCCGGCTCGGCAAAATCATAGGTGGCCTGCATGATTGTGTTCCACAGATCCAGCGCCTGCACGGTGTGATAGACCTTGCCACCGAACACCAGATCCCACGAGCCATCCGCCTTGACCGCATCCATGAAATCATCGGTGATCAGCACCGACATGTTGAACATGCGCAAGCGGGCGGCATCGGATTTGGCCGAAATGAAATCCTTAATATCCGGGTGATCGCAGCGCATGGTCGCCATCATCGCACCGCGCCGCGAGCCGGCCGACATGATGGTACGGCACATCGAATCCCAGACATCCATGAACGACAGCGGCCCCGAGGCATCCGCAGCCACCCCTTTGACATCGGCGCCACGTGGCCGCACGGTCGAGAAGTCATAGCCAATGCCACCGCCCTGCTGCATGGTCAGCGCCGCCTCTTTCAGCATGTCGAAAATACCGGACATGCTGTCAGGGATGGTGCCCATCACAAAGCAGTTGAACAATGTGACCTTGCGCGCGGTCCCCGCACCGGCGGTGATCCGGCCGGCCGGTAGGTATTTGAAGTCTTCCAGCGCTGCGTAGAACGTGTCCTCCCAAGCTGCCGGGTCTTTCTCCACCTTGGCCAGATCGCGGGCGATACGGCGCCAGCTGTCTTCGACGGTGGCATCAATGGGGGTACCATCGGCCTCCTTGAAGCGGTACTTCATATCCCAGATCTGTGCGGCGATGGGGGCAGCAAAGCGGCTCATTAAGCGAATCCTTTAGGCTTGAGAAGCGGTCTCGATAAACAGGCAGGCCGCGAGTCTCAACGTAAAATCGTCCTGAGTCCCGCGAATTTCTGCGCAGCGTACCACAATACCTTGTTGCTGCCCAGATAATGACTACAATATGCTGATGACCCTATGGACGACTCTGTGGATTACCGGTGGATAACTTTACAAATCTGATCAAACTTTCCGTTGGCTCGGAAAATGTCGAAACCCTGATCGACTGGCAAGAGATGCGCCGCGCACAATCTGCGGATGGGTTGGCGCGTCACGTTACCCGTATGTGGCCCAAACGTGAGGCGGAAATCGTGGCCGGTGGGTCAATCTACTGGGTGATCAAAGGCGCGGTTCAATGTCGCCAAAAGATCCTGCGATTTGATGAGGTGATTGGCGAGGATGGCATTCGCCGCTGCGCCTTTGTACTCGACCCGGTGATTCACCGTACCCACAACGCACTGCGTCGCCCGTTTCAGGGCTGGCGCTATCTCAAACCCGAAGACAGCCCGCCTGACCTGCGTGAGGGGCTGACCAGTGATGACGCGCTGCCACCCGAGATGAACCAGGCGCTGGCAGAAATCGGCGTCATCTGATCTCGGCGGTCACCGGAAAATTCAAATTTTCCGGCCCGGAATTTTTGAAAATTCCGGCCACAGTTAAGATCATGGTGAAATCAGACCCCGCCGTGCAGCAGGGCCAGCATCTGCTTCAATGCAAGCTTTTCCTCGGCGGACATGGCTGCGGTGCGGCTGCGCCACAGGGTTGCCTGTGATTTCAGCACCGGTCCGGCGCTCAAGATCTTCAGGTGATTGGCGCGCAGGGTTTCCCCGGTCGAGGTGATATCCGCCACCATTTCCGCAGTCTCGTTCTTGACCGTGCCTTCGGTTGCCCCCTGACTGTCGACCAGCTGATAATCAGCGACGCCGCCATCGGTGAGGAATTCACGCACCAGCCGGTGATATTTGGTGGCGATCCGCAACCGGTGACCATGCCGGGCGCGAAAGGCCGCCGCCACCGCATCCAGATCATCCAGTGTGTCGACGTCGATCCAAGACTTCGGCACCGCCAGGATCAGATCCGCCTGACCGAATCCCATCACCTCGATCTGCTGCACCTGCTGTTCCCAGCGCGGCAGCTTCTCATACACCAGATCGGTACCGGTGACGCCAAGATGAATGCGACCCGCCGCCAGCTCTCGCGGAATCTCACCTGCCGACAGCAGAACCAGCTCGACCCCGTCCACACCGTCGACCTGACCGGCATATTCCCGATCTGACCCGGTACGCGACAGTGTCACACCGCGTTTTTCAAACCAGCTAAAGGTCTTTTCCATCAGCCGCCCCTTGGACGGCACTCCCAGCTTGAGGCTCATGACGACGCCTTCTCCAACATTAACATCAGGTCCGGGCGCAACACGGCGCCCACGGCGGGGATCTCCGCCCCCTGCCCCAATTGCCGGGTCAGCGCATCATAGCGCCCGCCGCTGGCAATTGGCGGCAGGTCCGGGCGTGTCTCGGCGTAAAAGCCAAACACAAACCCGTCATAATATTCCATCGACGTGCGGCCATATGAAACCTCAAAGTCGAGATGCTGGACATCGACGCCGCGCGCCGCCAAAGCCACTGATCGCGCCTCCAGCCGGTCCAATGCTGCAGAAATCGACGGCAGGTCAACCGCAATATCGCGCATCTGTTCCAGCGCGTAGGGCACGGTTTCGCGCACCGCCATCAGCGTTTCCAGTGCCAGCAATTCATTCTCGGCAATCGGTGGCGCCACGGCATCCTCGCGCAGCGCTGCAATACGCTCGTCAATCTCGGCGC from Parasedimentitalea psychrophila harbors:
- a CDS encoding adenosylcobalamin-dependent ribonucleoside-diphosphate reductase, whose amino-acid sequence is MSRFAAPIAAQIWDMKYRFKEADGTPIDATVEDSWRRIARDLAKVEKDPAAWEDTFYAALEDFKYLPAGRITAGAGTARKVTLFNCFVMGTIPDSMSGIFDMLKEAALTMQQGGGIGYDFSTVRPRGADVKGVAADASGPLSFMDVWDSMCRTIMSAGSRRGAMMATMRCDHPDIKDFISAKSDAARLRMFNMSVLITDDFMDAVKADGSWDLVFGGKVYHTVQALDLWNTIMQATYDFAEPGVIFIDRINTANNLNYIETISATNPCGEQPLPPYGACLLGSINMARLVTKPFEAGAEMDEAVMTDLVATAVRMMDNVVDASNFPLPEQQAEALAKRRIGLGVTGLADALLMVGLRYGSDAAARQTEAWLKAIARAAYLASVDLAKEKGAFPLFDAEPYLASGTMMAMDDDVREAVRSHGIRNALLTSIAPTGTISLYAGNVSSGIEPVFAYAYTRKVLQKDGSRSEEEVVDYAVQMWRDKFGDKELPDYFVNAQTLAPSEHVKMQAAAQKWVDSSISKTINCPEDISFDDFKEVYMLAWDQGCKGCTTYRPNEVTGSVLTVSESSDQAPGETADAPQVSNGAEVVYMSEPLDRPQSLEGHTYKLKWPDSEHAIYLTINDIILNGHRRPFEVFINSKNMEHYAWTLALTRMISAVFRRGGDVSFVVEELMAVFDPRGGAWVKGKYIPSILAAIGGVIETHMINTGFIEGEGMGLKTDPTAEVVNLGTPRGKACPSCGQYGLQMVEGCMTCRSCGHSKCG
- the hisG gene encoding ATP phosphoribosyltransferase, with translation MSLKLGVPSKGRLMEKTFSWFEKRGVTLSRTGSDREYAGQVDGVDGVELVLLSAGEIPRELAAGRIHLGVTGTDLVYEKLPRWEQQVQQIEVMGFGQADLILAVPKSWIDVDTLDDLDAVAAAFRARHGHRLRIATKYHRLVREFLTDGGVADYQLVDSQGATEGTVKNETAEMVADITSTGETLRANHLKILSAGPVLKSQATLWRSRTAAMSAEEKLALKQMLALLHGGV
- a CDS encoding DUF1489 family protein, with the protein product MDNFTNLIKLSVGSENVETLIDWQEMRRAQSADGLARHVTRMWPKREAEIVAGGSIYWVIKGAVQCRQKILRFDEVIGEDGIRRCAFVLDPVIHRTHNALRRPFQGWRYLKPEDSPPDLREGLTSDDALPPEMNQALAEIGVI